One part of the Paracoccus sp. MBLB3053 genome encodes these proteins:
- a CDS encoding MotE family protein, which translates to MARKLLPLLGGVMALALAGQAVTLIEWKRGLRANAEPTSLLAGCSDVPEAVALAETLHQRGLRIERYMHAIEQRKAELVEAEKELTETLVGLRNARREADGRESGTQQAQADDIARIIAVYDEMKPEQAALVLANLPADFAAQILMRVQPEKGAKIMASVDPGQAAVLTSYMGAARVGSR; encoded by the coding sequence ATGGCTAGGAAACTTCTTCCGCTTCTGGGCGGCGTCATGGCGCTTGCCCTGGCAGGTCAGGCCGTCACCCTGATCGAATGGAAGCGTGGTTTGCGCGCCAATGCCGAACCCACATCGCTGCTGGCGGGATGCAGCGACGTGCCCGAGGCGGTCGCATTGGCCGAGACACTGCATCAGCGCGGATTGCGGATCGAGCGCTACATGCATGCGATCGAGCAGCGCAAGGCCGAGCTGGTCGAGGCCGAAAAGGAACTGACCGAAACGCTGGTCGGACTGCGTAACGCGCGCCGCGAGGCTGACGGACGTGAAAGCGGCACGCAGCAGGCACAGGCGGATGACATCGCCCGGATCATTGCGGTCTATGACGAAATGAAGCCCGAGCAGGCGGCCTTGGTTCTGGCCAACCTGCCCGCCGATTTCGCCGCACAGATCCTGATGCGGGTCCAGCCCGAGAAGGGTGCGAAGATCATGGCATCGGTCGATCCGGGTCAGGCGGCGGTCCTGACTTCTTACATGGGCGCGGCACGCGTCGGCAGCAGGTAG
- the motA gene encoding flagellar motor stator protein MotA, translated as MLGMIGIVLTFAMVFGGYILAGGKLGVILHSLPYEMMMIGGAAVGSFLLSNETSVIKQALGGIGRSLKGPKWHETDLQDVLCLLFQLLRMARSNPAELESHIEDPDNSPVFQAFPRLLADAQVVSLIADTLRSASLNYDDPYQVEEMLAQRIGLMKEETLHAPHALQSMADALPALGIVAAVLGVIKTMSSIDQPPEVLGGMIGGALVGTFLGVFLAYAIVAPFAHRLQSVTKQDHALYDVIKSVLVAGLHQHATNLCVEVGRQTAPEHVRPSFGDLENALRDLKRAS; from the coding sequence ATGCTTGGAATGATCGGTATCGTCCTGACCTTCGCGATGGTCTTTGGGGGCTATATCCTTGCCGGGGGGAAGCTGGGGGTGATCCTGCATTCGCTGCCCTACGAGATGATGATGATCGGCGGCGCTGCGGTCGGTTCGTTCCTGCTGTCGAATGAGACATCCGTGATCAAGCAGGCCCTTGGCGGGATTGGACGCTCTCTCAAGGGGCCCAAATGGCATGAGACGGACCTGCAGGATGTGCTATGCCTGCTTTTCCAGCTCTTGCGGATGGCGCGCAGCAATCCCGCGGAACTTGAAAGCCATATCGAAGACCCCGACAACTCGCCGGTTTTCCAGGCGTTCCCAAGGCTCCTTGCCGATGCGCAGGTGGTGTCGCTGATTGCCGACACGCTGCGTTCCGCCAGCCTCAACTACGATGACCCCTATCAGGTCGAGGAAATGCTGGCCCAACGGATCGGCCTGATGAAGGAGGAAACGCTGCACGCCCCGCATGCGCTTCAAAGCATGGCCGATGCCCTGCCGGCGCTCGGGATTGTCGCGGCGGTGCTGGGCGTCATCAAGACCATGAGCTCGATCGATCAGCCACCCGAGGTGCTTGGTGGCATGATCGGCGGTGCGCTGGTCGGGACGTTCCTGGGGGTTTTTCTGGCCTATGCCATCGTCGCCCCCTTTGCCCACAGGCTGCAGTCAGTGACGAAGCAGGATCACGCCCTTTACGACGTGATCAAATCGGTGCTTGTCGCCGGTTTGCACCAGCATGCGACGAACCTCTGCGTCGAAGTCGGAAGACAGACTGCCCCAGAACATGTTCGCCCGAGCTTCGGTGATCTCGAAAACGCGCTGCGCGATCTCAAGAGGGCGTCGTGA
- a CDS encoding flagellar basal body-associated FliL family protein, whose translation MSTTVSPEMLPSRSRIRRLLPVAAGLLLLAAGFATTFLGYWSPTSLFRQEHRQAEGAELPSVHFVSLPQIVLTLSGPQMRTLVMSVKLETDPENRASVEMLVPRLADTFNSFLAGIEPSAFERRGILDIIRDEMGNRAVQILGDKAFSDVLITEFRVQ comes from the coding sequence ATGAGCACCACCGTCTCGCCGGAGATGCTGCCATCCCGAAGCAGGATCCGCAGGCTTCTGCCCGTAGCCGCAGGCCTTCTGCTGCTGGCTGCAGGGTTTGCCACGACATTTCTGGGCTACTGGTCACCGACCTCGCTGTTCAGGCAGGAACACCGTCAGGCAGAGGGTGCCGAGCTTCCCTCCGTGCATTTCGTGAGCCTGCCGCAGATCGTCCTGACGCTCTCGGGGCCGCAGATGCGCACCCTGGTCATGTCTGTGAAGCTGGAAACCGACCCCGAAAACAGGGCGAGCGTAGAGATGCTCGTTCCGCGACTGGCCGATACGTTCAACAGCTTCCTGGCCGGGATCGAACCTTCAGCCTTCGAGCGCAGGGGAATTCTCGACATCATCCGGGACGAGATGGGGAATCGGGCGGTGCAGATACTTGGCGACAAGGCGTTCAGCGACGTTCTCATCACCGAGTTCCGCGTCCAATGA